Proteins found in one Pocillopora verrucosa isolate sample1 chromosome 12, ASM3666991v2, whole genome shotgun sequence genomic segment:
- the LOC131783728 gene encoding melanopsin-A-like, whose protein sequence is MFQPPSQYSVARSRTEIGVEVSLAILVCLSAMLGNLLVVYVINRDSRLQNVTNTFIHSLALTDIAMATIYMPFWIASLFAGTWIFSQKWCEVTGSIMSILAHTSILTLGLIAFNRYIKVVKPTLYRKVFPSKKAAKLYCAFVWLVSILLTIPFLGGWVGISYRTKLGICTVESKTYIKGVVGVFMNGVMILIFYCYFKIYKAVKGSTANINTHAKGNGVVTSNDHPANRSNNTNVKVLKTYFAVACFFVITWCPVSIVAVTGTSRFDVDQKIYTASVFLMFSSSLVNPFIFGFMNPQFKLVFKKVLKCGGHRNGNIDLNQTGNGVRDGLAGEVKIAA, encoded by the coding sequence atgtttcagcCACCTTCGCAGTACTCTGTTGCGCGCtccagaactgaaattggtgtcGAAGTCTCTTTGGCAATTCTCGTTTGCCTCTCAGCCATGTTGGGTAACCTGCTCGTTGTGTATGTCATTAATAGAGACTCCAGGCTTCAGAACGTTACCAACACCTTTATTCATAGTTTGGCATTGACTGATATCGCTATGGCCACAATATACATGCCATTCTGGATAGCGAGCCTGTTTGCGGGAACTTGGATCTTCAGTCAAAAGTGGTGTGAGGTGACAGGATCGATAATGTCAATATTGGCTCATACCTCCATATTAACACTAGGATTGATAGCGTTTAACCGATACATCAAAGTCGTAAAACCCACCCTGTACAGAAAAGTATTTCCCAGTAAAAAGGCAGCTAAGCTTTATTGCGCTTTCGTTTGGCTGGTTTCCATTCTTCTCACCATACCTTTTCTTGGGGGATGGGTGGGGATATCATATCGCACTAAACTGGGTATTTGCACCGTAGAGTCCAAGACATACATTAAAGGCGTTGTGGGAGTGTTTATGAACGGAGTTATGATTCTAATATTCTACTGCTACTTCAAAATCTACAAAGCTGTGAAGGGAAGCACAGCAAATATAAACACGCATGCTAAAGGAAATGGAGTCGTCACTTCAAATGATCACCCCGCTAACCGTTCCAATAATACTAACGTAAAAGTTCTAAAGACATACTTTGCTGTGGCTTGTTTCTTTGTCATTACATGGTGTCCAGTCTCCATCGTCGCTGTCACAGGGACTTCAAGGTTTGATGTTGATCAAAAGATCTACACTGCAAGTGTTTTCTTGATGTTCTCGAGCAGTCTGGTAAATCCGTTTATCTTCGGCTTTATGAATCCGCAGTTTAAACTGGTTTTTAAGAAGGTACTTAAATGCGGTGGCCATAGAAATGGAAACATAGATCTGAATCAAACTGGGAATGGAGTAAGAGACGGGCTAGCAGGAGAAGTAAAAATCGCCGCATAG